One part of the Arabidopsis thaliana chromosome 4, partial sequence genome encodes these proteins:
- a CDS encoding Myb family transcription factor, protein MRGRIVRSYTRSKVPHWRWTDDLNLLFIQVVELLGGERRATPKVILDFMDVKNLPISHVKSHLQMYRNKKKEESRKERRMMREMSRRQSQQYIQIYERYNWILVRR, encoded by the exons ATGAGAGGACGGATCGTTAGATCGTACACTAGGTCAAAAGTGCCGCATTGGCGTTGGACAGATGATCTTAATCTCCTTTTTATTCAAGTTGTTGAATTACTTGGTGGCGAAAGAA GGGCAACTCCTAAggttattttggattttatggATGTGAAAAACCTCCCAATTTCACATGTGAAAAGCCATCTTCAG ATGTAtaggaacaagaagaaagaagaatctagAAAAG AAAGGAGAATGATGCGAGAAATGAGCAGGAGGCAATCTCAACAATACATTCAAATCTACGAAA GGTACAATTGGATATTAGTGAGAAGATAA